One Opitutus sp. ER46 genomic region harbors:
- a CDS encoding beta-galactosidase, with translation MLRSLVALRVWIPLCLALTTVAAAPLTLTLPEPKPAESGYFKMGAARSPDGHILAVDSRTLRRDGRAWLPVMGEMHYSRYPAAEWREELLKMKAGGVDIVATYVFWIHHEEVEGTWDWSGARDLRRFVETARDVGLDVIVRCGPWCHGEVRNGGLPEWVVARTDWKLRSLDPAFLAATRQLYAQIAAQVRGLLWKDGGPVVGIQVDNEYPGPAEYLLELKRMARAEGLDVPLYTRTGWPALTTPMPLGEIVPLYGVYAEGFWDRQTTSMPGRYWAGFHFSALRTDAAIATEMLGNRAAKDDVDAAKYPYLTCEIGGGMMNSYHRRILIDPCDIEVTTLIKVAGGSTLPGYYMYHGGTNPEGVRTTLMEAQDTRMTNYNDLPVKTYDFQAPLGEYGEVRPQYHRLRRLHLFLREFEQELAAMTVALPDVRPAGRDDVTTLRWAARSDGRRGFVFVNNYERGRVLAPKAGVQFALRHGEETVTFPTQPVTIPSGVSAWWPFNLNLGGVTLVSATAQPFSRVVEPDGSETLFFAETPGVAAEFVFKEESGVELTTSGRLERTEGRWVVRDVAPGRGWAVRAVTNTGRVLRCVLLSEADSLAFWKGPLGGRERALLTRATVVFEHDTAQVTAAEGADQEVAVYPVPAEMRVVGAALSVSSAGLFGRVQLPVTATVRPVAFERVREAGPARAIKVAPTKQGVAMQPTEAEFAAAAVWRVTLPEAIDWARRPLLRFNYVGDVARVKLGDTLVTDDFYNGRPRNLGLWRHAAALRQGELRLEVLPLVKDAPIFLAEAARPAFADGAPVAELKSVELIETGTCTLSAAAGPQPK, from the coding sequence ATGCTCCGGTCACTCGTCGCCCTGCGCGTCTGGATTCCCCTTTGCCTTGCTCTCACGACGGTGGCGGCCGCGCCGCTCACCCTCACGCTCCCCGAGCCGAAACCCGCGGAGTCGGGGTATTTCAAGATGGGGGCAGCCCGCAGCCCCGATGGCCACATCCTCGCGGTGGACAGCCGCACGCTGCGCCGTGACGGCCGCGCGTGGCTGCCAGTGATGGGTGAGATGCACTACAGCCGTTATCCCGCGGCGGAGTGGCGGGAGGAGCTGCTGAAGATGAAGGCGGGGGGCGTGGACATCGTCGCGACGTACGTCTTTTGGATCCACCACGAAGAGGTGGAGGGCACCTGGGACTGGAGCGGCGCCCGTGACCTGCGGCGGTTTGTCGAGACGGCGCGGGACGTCGGGCTCGACGTCATCGTGCGCTGCGGTCCCTGGTGTCATGGCGAGGTGCGCAACGGTGGCCTGCCCGAATGGGTCGTGGCGCGGACGGATTGGAAGCTGCGCTCGCTGGACCCGGCGTTCCTGGCGGCGACGCGGCAGCTCTACGCGCAGATCGCGGCGCAGGTGCGCGGGCTGTTGTGGAAGGACGGTGGGCCGGTGGTCGGGATCCAGGTGGACAACGAGTATCCTGGCCCGGCGGAGTACCTGCTCGAGTTGAAGCGCATGGCGCGGGCGGAGGGGCTCGACGTGCCGCTCTACACGCGGACGGGCTGGCCGGCGCTCACGACGCCGATGCCGCTGGGAGAGATCGTGCCGCTGTACGGCGTGTACGCGGAAGGTTTCTGGGACCGGCAGACGACTTCGATGCCGGGCCGGTACTGGGCGGGATTTCACTTTTCGGCGCTGCGCACCGATGCGGCGATTGCGACGGAGATGTTGGGCAACCGCGCGGCGAAGGATGATGTGGACGCGGCGAAGTACCCGTATCTTACGTGCGAGATCGGCGGCGGCATGATGAACAGCTATCACCGCCGCATCCTGATCGATCCGTGCGACATCGAGGTGACCACGCTGATCAAGGTGGCGGGTGGCAGCACGCTGCCGGGCTATTACATGTACCACGGTGGCACGAACCCGGAGGGCGTGCGCACGACGCTGATGGAGGCGCAGGACACGCGGATGACGAATTACAACGACCTGCCGGTGAAAACCTACGATTTTCAGGCCCCCCTTGGGGAGTATGGCGAAGTTCGGCCGCAGTATCACCGCCTGCGCCGGCTGCACCTGTTCCTGCGTGAGTTTGAGCAGGAGCTGGCGGCGATGACGGTGGCGCTGCCGGACGTGCGTCCGGCCGGGCGGGACGATGTCACAACGCTGCGCTGGGCGGCGCGCTCCGACGGGCGGCGCGGTTTCGTGTTCGTGAACAACTACGAGCGGGGCCGGGTGTTGGCGCCGAAGGCGGGCGTGCAGTTCGCGCTGCGGCACGGGGAGGAGACCGTGACGTTCCCAACTCAGCCGGTGACGATCCCGTCTGGGGTGTCGGCCTGGTGGCCCTTCAACCTGAACCTGGGCGGCGTGACGTTGGTGTCGGCGACGGCGCAGCCATTCAGTCGCGTGGTCGAGCCGGACGGCAGCGAGACCCTCTTCTTTGCGGAGACGCCGGGCGTGGCGGCGGAGTTCGTCTTCAAGGAGGAGTCGGGCGTGGAGCTGACCACCTCGGGCCGGTTGGAGCGGACCGAGGGGCGTTGGGTGGTGCGCGACGTCGCCCCGGGCCGGGGCTGGGCGGTGCGGGCGGTGACCAACACGGGGCGCGTCCTACGCTGCGTCCTGCTCAGCGAGGCGGACTCGCTGGCGTTCTGGAAAGGGCCGCTCGGCGGTCGGGAGCGGGCGCTGCTGACGCGGGCGACCGTGGTTTTTGAGCACGACACCGCGCAGGTGACCGCGGCGGAGGGGGCGGACCAGGAGGTGGCCGTTTATCCCGTGCCGGCGGAGATGCGCGTGGTCGGCGCGGCGTTGTCGGTCAGCTCGGCGGGATTGTTCGGCCGCGTGCAGCTGCCGGTGACGGCGACGGTGCGCCCGGTGGCGTTCGAGCGCGTGCGGGAGGCGGGGCCGGCGCGGGCGATCAAGGTCGCGCCGACGAAGCAGGGCGTGGCGATGCAGCCGACGGAGGCGGAGTTTGCGGCGGCGGCGGTGTGGCGGGTGACGCTGCCCGAGGCGATCGATTGGGCGCGCCGGCCATTGCTGCGCTTCAACTACGTGGGCGACGTCGCGCGGGTGAAGCTGGGCGACACGCTGGTGACGGATGATTTCTACAACGGCCGGCCGCGGAACCTGGGACTGTGGCGCCATGCCGCCGCGTTGCGGCAGGGTGAATTGCGACTGGAGGTGCTTCCGTTGGTGAAGGATGCACCGATCTTCCTGGCTGAAGCCGCGCGACCGGCGTTCGCTGACGGAGCCCCTGTGGCCGAACTGAAGTCGGTCGAGCTGATCGAGACCGGCACGTGCACGCTATCGGCTGCGGCGGGGCCGCAGCCGAAGTGA
- a CDS encoding esterase: MKFSFALLLGLTALGTMSSLPADVITSPVINADRSITFRHVAPNAKEVMLRCEALPAAQPLTRDAEGTWTLTTPPVAPDIYVYSLMVDGQRVLDPLNPFIKYNLFGTENQVEVPGDNAWTIREVPHGVLHRHHYRSAVIGEERDVWVYTPPGYDAAASRTYPVLYLLHGYSDAEDAWVTVGRANIIVDNLIARGAAQPMLIVMPRGYGNRDVVAGGWNTVRSAAGRDIWMESNQKYGESLVREIIPLVERSYRVKTDRESRAIAGLSMGGTQSLLFGLGAPQRFAWVGAFSAGGMPTDFEARFPDADEKLDMRLLWMACGTEDGLIVPNRTFVAWLKERKVKHTWVETPGKHSFRVWRPYLADFLPQLFQAPPPTR, encoded by the coding sequence ATGAAGTTTTCCTTCGCCCTCCTCCTCGGGCTCACCGCCCTCGGTACCATGTCCTCACTCCCCGCCGACGTCATCACCTCCCCCGTTATCAACGCGGACCGCAGCATCACGTTCCGCCATGTCGCGCCCAACGCGAAGGAGGTGATGCTGCGCTGCGAGGCCCTCCCGGCGGCCCAGCCGCTCACGCGTGACGCCGAGGGCACCTGGACGCTCACGACCCCGCCGGTCGCGCCCGACATCTACGTTTACTCGCTCATGGTCGACGGCCAGCGCGTCCTCGATCCGCTCAATCCCTTCATCAAGTACAACCTCTTCGGCACCGAGAACCAGGTGGAGGTCCCCGGCGACAACGCCTGGACGATCCGCGAGGTCCCGCACGGCGTCCTGCATCGGCACCACTACCGTTCCGCCGTGATCGGCGAGGAGCGCGACGTCTGGGTGTACACGCCGCCCGGCTATGATGCCGCCGCCAGCCGCACCTACCCCGTGCTGTACTTGCTCCACGGCTACAGCGACGCCGAGGACGCGTGGGTCACCGTCGGCCGCGCCAATATCATCGTCGACAACCTCATCGCCCGCGGCGCGGCCCAGCCGATGCTGATCGTGATGCCGCGTGGCTATGGCAACCGCGACGTCGTCGCGGGCGGCTGGAATACCGTACGCTCGGCCGCGGGCCGGGACATCTGGATGGAGAGCAACCAGAAGTACGGCGAATCCCTCGTCCGTGAGATCATCCCCCTCGTTGAGCGCAGCTACCGCGTGAAGACCGACCGCGAGTCGCGCGCCATCGCGGGCCTGTCGATGGGCGGCACCCAGTCGCTCCTGTTCGGCCTCGGCGCCCCGCAGCGGTTCGCCTGGGTCGGCGCCTTCAGTGCCGGCGGCATGCCCACCGATTTCGAGGCCCGCTTCCCCGATGCCGACGAGAAGCTGGACATGCGGCTGCTATGGATGGCCTGCGGCACCGAGGACGGCCTGATCGTGCCAAACCGGACGTTCGTCGCCTGGCTCAAGGAGCGGAAAGTGAAACACACCTGGGTGGAGACGCCCGGCAAACACAGCTTCCGCGTCTGGCGCCCCTACCTCGCCGACTTCCTGCCGCAGCTCTTCCAGGCCCCGCCCCCAACCCGCTGA